A section of the Rummeliibacillus pycnus genome encodes:
- a CDS encoding C40 family peptidase — MKIRTKWGRSAIITLALTCGVMYTTQPIQVDAKTSAQMIQKKAEIDKKIKELNKEINKLQKKLDKKQQEYEKTVKEIDATNKDIKETEKKIQERSVIINNRLKAYQGQDSTLNTYLDAFLGGDNVSDSIGRVIAVKTVLDADQELRDEDKADKAKLAEEKQALQEKQAKLQKQFQDMQDEENHLETKKAENKAKSLKLKEQIATKKQQEKLEKERKKREEEARRLKALQEKQFVEAKKAEEASKTTNSIHTNSVGDAGNAGNGTNGAKVTDSDQKAPSVSGSGSAKAAIAEASKYLGRAYVWGGSNPTTGFDCSGLTQWSFKQAGVSLPRTAAQQYLATTKVSASEAKAGDLVFFSYGSGVAHVGIYLGGGRMLDAQNNGVVVESLDWWNKYLVGYGRISGVN; from the coding sequence TTGAAAATACGCACAAAATGGGGTCGTAGTGCAATTATTACTCTAGCACTAACTTGTGGTGTCATGTATACTACCCAACCTATTCAAGTAGATGCGAAAACATCTGCTCAAATGATTCAAAAAAAAGCAGAAATAGATAAAAAAATTAAAGAGTTAAATAAGGAAATTAATAAATTACAAAAAAAACTCGACAAAAAGCAACAAGAATATGAAAAAACAGTAAAAGAAATTGATGCTACCAATAAAGATATAAAAGAAACTGAGAAAAAGATTCAAGAACGTTCAGTTATTATTAATAATCGTTTAAAGGCATACCAAGGACAAGATAGTACATTAAATACTTATCTTGATGCTTTTTTAGGTGGAGATAATGTTTCAGACAGTATTGGTCGCGTAATTGCTGTTAAAACTGTTTTAGATGCAGACCAAGAGTTAAGAGATGAAGACAAGGCAGATAAAGCAAAATTAGCAGAAGAAAAACAAGCCTTACAAGAAAAGCAAGCGAAACTACAAAAGCAATTCCAAGATATGCAAGATGAAGAAAATCATTTAGAAACCAAAAAAGCTGAAAATAAAGCAAAATCTTTAAAATTAAAAGAACAAATTGCTACAAAAAAACAACAAGAAAAGCTAGAAAAAGAACGTAAGAAACGTGAAGAAGAAGCAAGACGCCTAAAAGCCTTACAAGAAAAACAGTTTGTAGAAGCTAAAAAAGCAGAAGAAGCTTCTAAAACCACTAATTCAATACATACCAATAGTGTTGGCGATGCAGGCAATGCTGGCAATGGTACAAATGGAGCGAAGGTAACAGATAGCGATCAAAAAGCACCTAGCGTTTCGGGATCAGGCTCTGCAAAAGCTGCAATTGCCGAAGCAAGTAAATATCTAGGACGTGCATACGTTTGGGGAGGTAGTAATCCAACAACTGGATTTGACTGCTCTGGTTTAACACAATGGTCATTTAAACAAGCAGGCGTATCATTGCCACGTACAGCTGCGCAACAATATTTGGCAACAACAAAAGTAAGTGCAAGTGAAGCGAAAGCGGGAGATTTAGTATTCTTTAGTTATGGTTCTGGTGTAGCCCATGTAGGGATCTATCTAGGTGGTGGAAGAATGCTAGATGCACAAAATAACGGTGTTGTTGTAGAATCACTCGACTGGTGGAATAAATACTTAGTTGGTTACGGCAGAATTTCTGGTGTCAACTAG
- a CDS encoding metallophosphoesterase family protein codes for MQYAILGDLHSNVSDTKAVLADIHANAENAAIIGLGDLYECKIGKKKAKDIFGLTLDEAAVLSDEFTQLLQFPSVRGNQEERIMKVTGLNTFLTLPESLEIEGAEIIHGHQFKWSTDWKPFLEQIEAPIVFFGHSHDAALYRKGEKKEFQYGQPIHLKKKKYGVNVGSVIENREWCLYDSDARTVTFMKAQ; via the coding sequence ATGCAATATGCTATCCTGGGAGACCTTCATTCAAATGTATCGGATACAAAAGCCGTACTTGCAGATATTCATGCTAATGCTGAAAATGCTGCAATTATAGGGCTGGGCGATTTATATGAATGTAAGATTGGGAAAAAGAAAGCTAAGGACATTTTTGGTCTTACTTTAGATGAAGCAGCTGTACTTTCAGATGAATTTACACAACTATTACAATTTCCATCAGTTCGAGGAAATCAAGAAGAAAGAATTATGAAAGTAACTGGCTTAAATACTTTTTTAACATTACCAGAATCACTAGAAATTGAAGGAGCAGAAATTATCCATGGTCATCAATTTAAGTGGTCTACTGATTGGAAACCTTTTTTGGAGCAAATTGAAGCACCTATAGTGTTCTTTGGACATAGTCATGATGCTGCACTATATAGAAAAGGAGAAAAAAAGGAATTTCAATATGGACAACCAATACATTTGAAAAAGAAAAAATATGGAGTTAATGTTGGATCAGTTATTGAAAACCGTGAATGGTGTTTATATGATTCAGATGCACGAACAGTTACATTTATGAAAGCACAATGA
- a CDS encoding LysR family transcriptional regulator, which produces MEWQQLEYFQVLAKIQHMTKAAEQLSISQPALSRSIARLEDELGVPLFERQGRSIILNRYGEIFVKRVHNIMREYQDGLHEIQEIVDPNHGEVSLGFLHTLGTNVVPDLIMQFRKQHHDIHFTLKQNHTHLQLKQLQSGELDLCLLAEMETEKPIQWTELWREELFAILPIWHPLATRRTITMKELANEPFILLKKGYALRIQLDSFFNKVHFEPKITFEGDEVATVAGFVAAGLGVSILPDGEEINPKRIAKIHISDFKLERIIGMAWSEGRFLSPATRQFQQFILDHFKNN; this is translated from the coding sequence ATGGAATGGCAACAGCTAGAATACTTTCAAGTACTAGCGAAAATTCAACATATGACAAAGGCAGCTGAGCAATTGTCTATTTCCCAACCAGCACTTAGTCGCTCTATTGCTCGATTAGAAGACGAGTTAGGTGTCCCTTTATTTGAGAGACAAGGAAGATCTATTATATTAAATCGTTATGGAGAAATATTCGTAAAGCGTGTTCATAACATTATGCGAGAATATCAGGATGGTCTTCATGAAATCCAAGAAATCGTTGACCCAAATCATGGCGAAGTTTCACTCGGCTTTTTACATACTCTGGGAACAAATGTCGTGCCAGACTTAATCATGCAATTCAGAAAGCAGCACCATGATATACATTTTACTTTAAAACAAAATCACACACATCTTCAGCTTAAACAATTGCAGTCAGGGGAGCTTGACTTATGCTTACTTGCCGAAATGGAAACAGAAAAGCCCATTCAATGGACAGAACTTTGGCGTGAAGAATTATTTGCTATTTTACCTATATGGCACCCCTTAGCCACACGAAGAACGATAACCATGAAAGAATTAGCGAACGAACCATTTATTTTATTAAAAAAAGGGTATGCTTTGAGAATTCAATTAGATAGTTTTTTCAATAAAGTACACTTCGAACCAAAGATTACCTTTGAAGGTGACGAAGTAGCAACAGTTGCGGGATTTGTTGCAGCAGGATTAGGCGTATCCATTTTGCCTGATGGAGAAGAAATTAATCCAAAACGTATTGCTAAAATACACATAAGTGATTTTAAACTAGAACGTATAATCGGAATGGCATGGTCTGAAGGTCGTTTCCTCTCTCCAGCAACAAGACAGTTCCAACAATTCATTCTTGATCATTTTAAAAATAATTAA
- a CDS encoding ECF transporter S component, whose protein sequence is MKNTKLQKMVSIGMLSSISFVLMIFNFPLPAFPSYLEVDFSDVPALIAAITMGPIAAIVVEFIKNILNWFYVGSPTGVPVGQIANFTTSILFIMPVYFVYKRLSTAKGLTTGLVMGTLTMAIGMSVLNYYLFMPMYNYFLNVPTETGAALTKTIVTFVLPFNIIKGMIVTAIMLLLFSSLKNWLIKQRKQFINE, encoded by the coding sequence ATGAAGAACACAAAATTGCAAAAGATGGTTTCAATTGGGATGTTAAGTAGTATTTCATTTGTTCTAATGATTTTTAATTTCCCATTACCTGCATTTCCAAGCTATTTAGAGGTTGACTTTAGTGATGTTCCAGCCCTTATAGCAGCAATTACAATGGGACCTATAGCTGCGATCGTTGTTGAATTTATAAAAAACATTTTAAATTGGTTCTATGTAGGTAGTCCAACCGGAGTTCCAGTTGGTCAAATTGCAAACTTTACAACAAGTATTCTTTTTATCATGCCTGTATATTTCGTATATAAACGTTTATCAACTGCAAAAGGTTTAACAACTGGTTTAGTAATGGGAACGTTAACAATGGCAATAGGAATGAGTGTATTAAATTATTACTTGTTTATGCCGATGTACAATTACTTCTTGAATGTTCCAACAGAAACAGGTGCTGCTTTAACAAAAACAATTGTCACTTTTGTTCTACCTTTTAATATTATAAAAGGAATGATCGTAACTGCAATTATGCTATTACTATTCTCAAGTTTAAAAAATTGGCTTATAAAACAACGCAAACAATTTATCAATGAATAA
- a CDS encoding ATP-binding protein, producing MTRIWNSVVGKLWVTILLLVSFVLFVFTVLMLEFLSKYHAQQSEALLRQEATTIARIVDDRESIASTKSIISDILSDETNAVIVDKTGKLAFSLQEGLNQDKIKDKIIGEKSFNPVFKSNKPVVKEMMLPSSTEKDHVESYIVMAFPLNAQKMNHGVVFIYQSPDAIHRTTKETTRIVFLAAAIAFILTTFFAFFLSTRITSPLRKMREAAFELAKGNFDKKVPVLQNDEIGQLGTAFNQMGRQLKHHMEVINQEKEQLSSILTSMTDAVITFNSDRTIILSNPPAELLLQKWFINKGSDSEHPIPLEIFHMLEHVIDLEEELREELELDNTYFLISISPLYSGDSVRGAVAVLRDKTEEHRLDKLRSDFIANVSHELRTPIAMLQGYSEAIIDDVVSSEEERNEMIRIIYDESQRMGRLVTDLLDLARMESGNITLYKELVPITPVFERITQKFVQAAKEKNIELTYSSAFDESMRINIDEDRIEQVLTNLIDNAIRHTRQNGNVKVIVDQQVSYARIQVKDNGAGIPKEDLEYVFERFYKADKARTRGKGGTGLGLAIAKNIVEAHKGRIKAESEVDVGTNFIFYLPLELH from the coding sequence ATGACTAGAATATGGAACAGTGTTGTCGGGAAGCTTTGGGTAACCATATTGCTTCTCGTTTCATTTGTATTATTTGTTTTTACAGTATTAATGCTAGAATTTCTATCTAAATACCATGCTCAACAATCCGAAGCATTACTTCGCCAAGAAGCTACTACAATTGCAAGAATTGTAGATGATCGTGAATCAATAGCATCTACTAAATCCATAATTAGTGATATTTTGAGTGATGAAACGAATGCAGTAATCGTTGATAAAACTGGAAAATTAGCATTTTCACTTCAAGAAGGTCTAAACCAAGATAAGATCAAAGATAAAATTATAGGTGAAAAATCATTTAATCCAGTTTTCAAATCAAATAAGCCAGTTGTCAAAGAAATGATGCTACCATCATCAACTGAAAAGGATCATGTAGAATCCTATATCGTAATGGCATTTCCGCTAAATGCTCAAAAAATGAATCACGGGGTTGTATTTATATATCAAAGTCCTGATGCAATACATCGTACAACAAAAGAAACAACAAGAATCGTCTTTCTTGCTGCAGCGATTGCTTTTATCTTAACGACTTTCTTTGCATTTTTCTTATCAACTCGAATTACATCTCCATTACGTAAAATGCGAGAAGCAGCTTTCGAGCTAGCGAAAGGAAATTTCGATAAAAAAGTTCCTGTTTTGCAGAATGATGAAATAGGTCAATTAGGTACTGCGTTTAATCAAATGGGACGTCAACTAAAGCATCATATGGAAGTTATAAATCAAGAAAAAGAACAACTTTCAAGTATTCTAACGTCTATGACAGACGCTGTCATAACATTCAACAGTGATCGCACAATCATATTAAGTAATCCACCAGCAGAGTTATTATTGCAAAAATGGTTTATCAATAAAGGCTCTGATAGTGAGCACCCAATTCCTTTAGAAATTTTCCATATGCTAGAGCATGTGATTGATCTGGAAGAAGAATTACGAGAGGAACTAGAATTGGACAATACGTATTTCTTGATTTCGATTAGTCCTCTCTACAGTGGAGATTCCGTAAGGGGAGCTGTTGCTGTGTTGAGAGATAAAACAGAAGAACATCGCTTAGATAAGCTTCGATCAGATTTTATCGCTAATGTATCACATGAATTGCGAACTCCTATAGCGATGTTACAAGGGTACAGTGAAGCTATAATAGATGATGTCGTATCAAGTGAAGAAGAGCGTAATGAAATGATACGAATTATTTATGACGAATCCCAACGAATGGGACGACTTGTAACGGATTTATTGGATCTTGCTCGTATGGAGTCTGGTAATATTACTTTATATAAAGAACTAGTACCTATAACGCCAGTATTTGAACGAATTACCCAAAAATTTGTGCAGGCTGCAAAAGAAAAAAATATTGAGTTAACCTATTCCTCTGCTTTCGATGAATCAATGCGAATTAATATAGATGAAGACAGAATTGAACAAGTTTTAACCAATTTGATTGATAACGCAATTCGTCACACTCGGCAAAATGGTAATGTAAAAGTAATAGTGGATCAACAAGTTTCATATGCACGGATTCAAGTTAAAGACAACGGTGCAGGTATTCCAAAAGAAGATTTAGAGTATGTTTTTGAACGTTTCTATAAAGCAGATAAAGCAAGAACAAGAGGTAAAGGTGGTACTGGTCTTGGACTTGCAATTGCTAAGAATATTGTAGAAGCACATAAAGGTCGTATTAAAGCAGAAAGCGAAGTAGATGTAGGGACAAACTTTATTTTTTACTTGCCGCTTGAATTACACTAA
- a CDS encoding response regulator transcription factor — MTEQISILVVDDEDRIRRLLKMYLEREGYEVEEAENGEQAVEKALANDYHCILLDIMMPEKDGLEVCEEIRDKKTTPIILLTAKGEEANRVQGFEMGADDYIVKPFSPREVVLRVKAILRRSAAFSPISVSSSSKDLVVFPHLTIDHDAHRVSADGIEVNLTPKEYELLYFLAKAPDKVFDREQLLKEVWHYDFFGDLRTVDTHVKRLREKLNRVSENAAKMIVTVWGVGYKFEVVND, encoded by the coding sequence GTGACTGAACAAATTTCGATTTTAGTGGTAGATGACGAAGATCGCATTCGCCGTTTATTAAAAATGTATTTAGAAAGAGAAGGCTATGAAGTAGAAGAAGCAGAGAATGGGGAACAAGCAGTAGAAAAGGCTCTAGCTAATGATTACCACTGTATTCTGCTAGATATCATGATGCCTGAAAAAGATGGATTAGAAGTTTGTGAAGAGATTCGCGACAAAAAAACAACACCTATTATTTTATTAACGGCAAAGGGTGAAGAAGCAAATAGAGTTCAAGGTTTTGAAATGGGTGCTGATGATTATATCGTTAAACCATTTAGCCCAAGAGAAGTAGTATTAAGAGTAAAAGCTATATTACGTCGTTCGGCTGCATTCTCACCAATTTCCGTTTCATCATCGTCTAAAGATTTAGTGGTATTCCCGCATTTAACGATTGATCACGATGCACATCGTGTTTCTGCTGATGGAATAGAAGTGAATTTAACGCCAAAAGAATATGAATTACTATATTTCTTAGCAAAAGCACCGGATAAAGTATTTGATCGCGAGCAATTATTAAAAGAAGTATGGCATTACGACTTCTTCGGTGATTTACGTACTGTTGATACGCACGTAAAACGATTAAGAGAAAAACTAAATCGAGTATCTGAAAATGCGGCGAAAATGATTGTAACAGTATGGGGCGTTGGTTATAAATTTGAGGTAGTCAATGACTAG
- the ccsB gene encoding c-type cytochrome biogenesis protein CcsB — translation MSLINISSSLLFFAFIAYLVATLFFGGAVKGAQQDASVSNKRWGKIAITITIIGFIANLGYFVTRWIYAGHAPVSNMFEFTTAFGMFVVGAFILIYFIYRVSALGLFALPIAILIIAYASMFPREVSPLIPALKSYWLYIHVITAAIGESILAISAVAGLIYLMKNVDTTKRTKSSIWLEIVMYAAVLVLGFVIVSSTFNLLGYKANFTYVDKNGAQQEIVYNNPALFGMHKYELKSPDKMEPLAEMPAVVNAKKLTTVVWSIIVGTILYGLLRIILRKPISRMLQPLAKRANSQLLDEIGYRSVLIGFPVFTLGALIFAMIWAQEAWSRFWGWDPKEVWALITWLFYAAFLHLRFSKGWQGEKSAWLAVIGFVIIMFNLVAVNLIIAGLHSYAG, via the coding sequence ATGAGTTTAATTAATATAAGTAGTTCTTTACTATTTTTTGCATTTATCGCGTATTTAGTTGCTACCCTATTTTTTGGAGGCGCAGTAAAAGGAGCACAACAAGATGCATCTGTTTCAAATAAAAGATGGGGTAAAATTGCGATTACCATTACAATCATTGGTTTTATAGCAAACCTTGGTTATTTCGTAACTCGATGGATTTATGCTGGTCATGCACCAGTAAGTAATATGTTCGAGTTCACTACAGCATTTGGTATGTTCGTTGTTGGCGCATTTATCTTAATTTACTTTATTTACAGAGTATCTGCTCTTGGCTTATTTGCATTACCAATCGCTATTTTAATTATTGCTTATGCTAGTATGTTCCCGCGTGAAGTTAGTCCATTAATTCCAGCACTTAAAAGTTACTGGCTGTATATCCATGTTATTACAGCAGCAATTGGTGAATCAATTTTAGCAATAAGTGCAGTTGCGGGATTAATTTATTTGATGAAAAATGTAGATACTACGAAACGTACAAAGAGTAGTATCTGGTTAGAAATAGTTATGTATGCAGCAGTCTTAGTCCTTGGTTTTGTAATTGTATCGTCAACATTCAATCTATTAGGATATAAAGCAAACTTCACTTATGTTGACAAGAATGGAGCTCAACAAGAAATTGTCTATAACAACCCTGCATTATTTGGAATGCATAAATATGAACTTAAGTCACCTGATAAAATGGAACCATTAGCAGAAATGCCTGCAGTTGTTAATGCCAAAAAATTAACCACTGTAGTCTGGTCTATTATAGTTGGAACAATTTTATATGGTTTACTTCGCATAATCTTGCGTAAACCAATTTCGCGAATGTTGCAACCACTCGCAAAACGTGCAAATTCTCAATTGTTAGACGAAATTGGTTATCGTTCGGTGTTAATTGGATTTCCTGTATTTACATTAGGTGCACTAATTTTTGCTATGATATGGGCACAAGAAGCATGGTCACGATTCTGGGGTTGGGATCCAAAAGAAGTCTGGGCTTTAATTACTTGGTTGTTTTATGCTGCTTTTCTTCACTTACGTTTTTCAAAAGGATGGCAAGGAGAAAAATCTGCATGGCTTGCTGTAATTGGTTTTGTCATTATTATGTTCAACCTAGTAGCAGTTAATTTAATCATCGCTGGTTTACACTCATATGCAGGATAA
- the resB gene encoding cytochrome c biogenesis protein ResB, which translates to MKNITCECGHANPEGTHLCEKCGRPLTEEEKNQKIVDMRYEGRAIRSKTYNKTMIDKIWNFFSSVKIGVALIVITLVAAAIGTFLPQVVYVNVMQGEDVKQAYIDNYGTFGKIYYNLGLSDIYSSWWFQTLIGLLAISIIVASLDRGIPLYKSLKNQRVKRHESFMKRQRIYGQQIMTSQQADESLDLAEKKMKELRYKVRREDGVLLAEKGRFARSGPYINHIGLIIFLFGVMLRLMPGFYIDESLWIREGETESIPGMEGYYLHSNKFTFETYKKNEQSKEFNQSRAAVNSIAKNYQTDVILYKSKDASIAGDTKNLEKIENYSIKVNEPLKYDGYALYQMDFRLNELKAMNFNLINKKTGESLGEVKIDLANPKKVYHLDNQTKVELKGYYPTFSGFDNGEPQSDSPIPNNPAFIFKMYTPETPKGETSFVAIRQTLEPLGTTKYKMKFGSIETRNVSGLTIRKDKTLPILALGGIVFMIGVVMGSYWSHRRLWLQKTKDGRLLLAAHTNKNWFSMKKDLDAVTEFAHLPAWVDQQDQDPQKEDHEKEKDGEYTI; encoded by the coding sequence ATGAAAAATATTACTTGTGAATGTGGTCATGCAAATCCCGAAGGTACTCATCTATGTGAAAAATGTGGACGACCTCTTACTGAGGAAGAAAAAAATCAAAAGATCGTTGATATGAGATATGAAGGAAGGGCGATCCGTTCAAAAACATATAATAAGACAATGATTGATAAGATTTGGAACTTCTTCTCTAGTGTAAAAATCGGTGTTGCATTAATAGTGATTACTTTAGTAGCAGCAGCTATTGGTACATTTTTACCTCAAGTTGTTTATGTAAATGTCATGCAAGGTGAAGATGTAAAACAAGCATACATCGACAACTATGGTACGTTCGGCAAAATCTATTACAATTTAGGGTTATCCGATATATATAGCTCATGGTGGTTCCAAACATTAATTGGTTTACTTGCTATTTCGATTATCGTAGCGAGTCTAGACCGTGGTATCCCACTTTATAAATCGTTAAAAAACCAACGTGTAAAGCGGCATGAAAGTTTTATGAAACGTCAACGAATTTATGGGCAACAAATTATGACTTCACAACAAGCAGATGAATCATTGGATTTAGCTGAAAAGAAAATGAAAGAACTAAGATACAAAGTTCGTAGAGAAGATGGAGTCCTTCTTGCAGAAAAAGGGCGCTTTGCTCGTTCAGGGCCATATATCAATCACATAGGTTTAATTATTTTCCTCTTTGGTGTTATGTTGCGCTTAATGCCAGGTTTTTATATCGATGAATCTTTATGGATTCGTGAAGGTGAAACAGAATCAATTCCCGGTATGGAAGGTTATTACCTACATAGTAATAAATTCACCTTCGAAACATACAAAAAAAATGAGCAATCAAAAGAATTCAACCAATCGAGGGCTGCGGTCAATTCGATCGCTAAAAATTATCAAACGGATGTTATTTTATACAAATCAAAAGATGCAAGTATAGCCGGAGATACAAAAAATTTAGAAAAAATAGAAAACTACTCAATTAAGGTAAATGAACCATTGAAATATGATGGGTATGCACTTTACCAAATGGATTTCAGATTAAATGAGCTGAAAGCAATGAATTTTAACTTAATCAATAAAAAAACAGGGGAATCTCTAGGTGAAGTCAAGATTGACCTAGCTAACCCAAAAAAGGTATATCATCTAGACAATCAAACAAAAGTGGAACTAAAAGGCTACTATCCAACATTTTCGGGTTTTGATAATGGTGAGCCACAATCCGATTCACCAATACCAAATAATCCGGCATTTATTTTTAAAATGTACACACCCGAAACACCAAAAGGAGAAACAAGTTTTGTTGCCATTAGACAAACTTTAGAACCACTTGGAACAACAAAATATAAAATGAAGTTTGGAAGTATTGAAACTCGTAATGTATCTGGATTAACTATACGTAAAGATAAAACGCTTCCTATTTTGGCACTTGGTGGTATTGTATTTATGATTGGTGTAGTAATGGGATCTTATTGGAGCCATCGCCGTTTGTGGCTTCAAAAAACAAAAGACGGACGACTTTTGTTGGCTGCACATACCAACAAGAACTGGTTTAGCATGAAAAAGGATTTAGATGCAGTAACTGAATTTGCTCACTTACCTGCTTGGGTTGATCAACAAGATCAAGATCCTCAAAAAGAAGACCATGAGAAAGAAAAGGATGGTGAATATACTATATGA
- the resA gene encoding thiol-disulfide oxidoreductase ResA: MEKKQKRFYTRLIILAVLVAAIIYTVYNAAHNDDVQLLKVGDDAPNFSLVDLDGKTHKLSDYKGQGVLLNFWGTWCKPCKREMPAINDQYKQFKGQGIQILGINIAQPDLEVSSYTDKLGVKFPILLDKTKSVMRVYNVDPLPTTVLVDKEGKIARIITGEMTETDIKKYLTSIKP; encoded by the coding sequence ATGGAGAAAAAACAAAAGAGATTTTATACACGGTTGATCATTTTAGCTGTTCTAGTTGCAGCTATTATCTATACAGTGTATAACGCTGCTCATAATGATGACGTACAACTATTAAAAGTAGGCGACGATGCACCCAATTTTTCATTAGTAGATTTAGATGGTAAGACACATAAATTATCAGATTATAAAGGTCAAGGGGTCTTATTGAATTTCTGGGGAACATGGTGTAAACCTTGTAAAAGGGAAATGCCAGCCATTAATGATCAGTACAAACAATTTAAAGGCCAAGGTATTCAAATTTTAGGTATTAATATTGCTCAACCTGATTTAGAAGTTTCAAGCTATACGGATAAACTTGGAGTCAAGTTTCCAATTTTACTTGACAAAACAAAGAGTGTTATGAGGGTTTATAATGTTGATCCATTACCAACTACAGTATTAGTAGACAAAGAGGGTAAAATAGCAAGAATTATAACAGGAGAAATGACGGAAACAGATATTAAGAAATACCTAACAAGTATTAAACCATAA
- a CDS encoding pseudouridine synthase, whose protein sequence is MERLQKVIAHAGIASRRKAEELIIEGKVKVNGQVVRELGKKVSASDSIEVEGIKIEKEEKVYYLLYKPRGVISAVSDDRGRKTVVDLFPHVEQRIFPVGRLDYDTSGVLLLTNDGDFSNLLTHPRYNIDKTYVAKVKGFLSKENLRKLERGIMLEDGKTAPAKVKVLSSNREQGKSIIAITIHEGRNRQVRRMFEAVGCPVLKLKREQFAFLGLHGLNAGESRELTAHEVKQLRVLSETGKIG, encoded by the coding sequence ATGGAAAGACTACAGAAAGTGATTGCTCATGCTGGCATTGCTTCAAGAAGAAAAGCAGAGGAATTAATAATAGAAGGTAAAGTAAAAGTAAATGGTCAAGTGGTTCGAGAGCTTGGTAAAAAAGTTTCTGCTTCAGACTCAATCGAGGTAGAAGGTATTAAAATTGAAAAAGAAGAAAAGGTTTACTATTTATTATATAAACCAAGAGGTGTAATTTCTGCAGTTTCTGATGATCGTGGACGAAAAACTGTAGTGGATTTATTCCCACATGTTGAACAAAGAATCTTTCCAGTCGGTCGATTAGATTACGATACTTCGGGCGTATTACTTTTGACGAATGACGGCGATTTTTCAAATCTATTAACACATCCCCGTTATAACATCGATAAGACGTATGTGGCAAAAGTAAAAGGTTTTCTAAGTAAAGAAAATCTTCGAAAATTAGAACGAGGAATTATGCTAGAAGATGGAAAGACTGCTCCAGCTAAAGTAAAAGTACTTTCTTCAAATAGAGAACAAGGAAAATCAATTATAGCCATTACAATTCATGAAGGTCGTAATCGACAAGTACGACGCATGTTTGAAGCAGTTGGTTGTCCAGTGCTAAAACTTAAACGTGAACAATTTGCATTTCTAGGTTTACACGGATTGAATGCAGGTGAATCACGTGAATTAACAGCACATGAAGTAAAACAACTTCGTGTTCTATCTGAAACAGGTAAAATCGGCTAG